The region GCTGCGATATGAGCGTGAGGTTAGCATCCGCGTGATGTACCGTGGCCAGCCTCTCAGGCCCCAGCGGCTCGACCTCGTCGTCGACGGACAGGTTGTCGTTGAACTAAAGGCTGTCGAGAGGCTGGACCGGATTCATCAGGCACAGCTGTTGTCGTACTTGAAGTCGGGCGGATTCAAGGTGGGACTTTTGATGAACTTCCATTCGGAGTTTCTGAAGTCGTCGCTGCGGCGTTTCGTCCTATGAGGCGTGACTGTCCTCACGAAGGTCAATTCTTCGTGTTCTTCGCGTCCTTCGTGGTTGCTTTAGCAATCACCCAGTGCGCCTCGAGCTGCGCCAGCGTCAGGTCGCGCATCCGTTCGCCCTTGCTCGTCACCTGCCGCTCCACATCGTCAAACCGCCTCTGGAACTTGTCGTTGGCCAGGCGGAGGGCCGCTTCGGGTTCCACGCCGAGCTTGCGGGCCAGGTTGGCCACGGCGAACAGCAGGTCGCCCAGCTCTTCTTCCGCCTCCGGCGACTTCGGCCCGAGGGTCTCGACCGCCTCGCGCAGCTCGCGGGTCTCTTCGTCGATCTTGTCGAGCACGTCCTCGGGCTTCACCCAGTCGAAGCCCACGGTCGCGGCGCGCGTGGCCAGTTCGTAGGCGCGCAGCAGCGACGGCATCGACCGCGGGATGCCGCTTAGCAGCGTCTTGTCGGGCTCGCCGGCGTCACTGCGTTCCTGCTTCTTGATGTCCTCCCACCGCTCTTTCACCTCGCGCGGCGTGAGCGACGCCTTGCCCACCTCCGCTGAAGCTACGGTGGGCAGGCCCTCGGCATCGAACACATGCGGGTGGCGGCGGATCAACTTGTCCGAGATCGCCTGGATGGAGTCGGCGATCGAGAAGCGCCCCTCCTCCTCGCAGATCTGCGCGAGGAACACCGCTTCGAACAGGAAGTCGCCGAGCTCGCCCTTCAGTTCCTCGTAATCCTCGCGGTCGAGCGCGTCGAGCAGCTCGTAGGTTTCGCCCAGCACGAACGGGCGCAGGGTCCGCACCGTCTGCTGGCGGTCCCACGCGCAGCCATGCTCGGAGCGCAGCGTCCTCATGATCTCGACCAGTTGCTGAAAGCGCGCGCCCGCCAGTTGGCTCATGCGCCATGCTAACATTCCATCTCTTAGATGAAGGCGACCGTCACCGTCCTTGGCAGCGGCACCTCGCACGGCGTGCCCATGATCGGTTGTACCTGCGCGGTATGCCAATCAACCGATCCGCGCGATCGCCGCTTGCGGCCCTCGATTTACATCGCGGTCGAAGGCGGGCCAGCGATCCTGGTCGATACCTCGACCGACCTGCGCCAGCAGGTGCTGGCCAACCGCATTGCGCGCGTCGACGCCATCCTGTTCACGCACAGTCACGCCGATCACGTCATGGGTTTGGACGATGTGAGGCGGTTCAATGTGATGCAGGGCGGGGCGATTCCGGCGTTTGCTGATGAGCGGACCGCTGCGGATTTGCGGCGCACCTTCTCGTATATTTTCAGTCCGCCCAGCGAAAAGGGTGGCGGCATTCCAGAGGTGGCCCTCACCACGGTGACCGGGCCTTTCAACATTGGCGCGGTACGCGTTCAGCCGGTGCCGCTGTTCCACGGCTCGCGGCCGATCCTGGGATACCGGCTCGGGACGTTCGCCTACCTGACCGACTGCAATCGCCTGCCGGACGAGGCATGGCCGCTGCTCGAGGGCCTCGACGTCCTCGTGCTCGATGCGCTGCGTCACAAACCGCATCCCACCCACTTCACGGTGGCGGGCGCGCTCGAAGTGGTGGCGCGGCTGAAGCCGCGCCAGACCTACTTCACGCACATGTGCCACAAGCTGCCGCATGCGGAGACCAACCGGTCGCTGCCGGCCGGCGTGGAGCTGGCCTATGATGGCCAGGTGGTGACGATCGACGTGGGGGATGAATCCACCTCCGCTGAGGCTTCCTCCTCCGCCAAGGCTACGGCGGACAAGCCGGCGGATCAATGGACGTAATCCACTTCCCCGACGATCCCCGGCCGCTGACGTGGCGGTCGCCGGTGCTGGCGCTCGGCAACTTCGACGGCCTGCATCGCGGCCACGTGAAAATCGTCGAACGCATCCAGCGCGGCGCGCTCGAGCGCGGCGGCACCAGCGTGGTGCTGACCTTCGATCCGCATCCGCCGAGGGTGCTGCGCCCCGATAAGGCGCCGTTGCTGCTGATGACCAAGGCGCAGAAGCTCGCCGCCCTGGCGCGCGCGGGCGTGCAGGGCGCGGCGGTGGTGCGCTTCACCCCCGAGATGTCGCAGTGGGAGCCCGAGGCGTTCGTCCGCACCGTGCTGGTCGACTGGCTGCGCGTGGCCGAGGTCTGGGTCGGCGCCGACTTCCTGTTCGGCCGCAACCGCAGCGGCAACTTCACGCTGCTCAAGTCGCTCGGGGCGCAGTACGGCTTTCGCGCCGAGAAGATCGATCCCATTCGCTACAAGGAGTTCGTGGTGTCGAGCACCCGCATTCGCCGGCTGGTGAGCGAGGGACGCGTGGACGAGGCCGGCGCGCTGCTGGGGCATCACTACGCCCTTGATGGGGTCGTGGTCGAGGGGGCGAAGCGGGGCCGGGAACTCGGCTTTCCGACCGCCAACCTGAAGACCGACAACGAGCTGATCCCGCCGCACGGCGTCTATGCGACGGCGGTCACCGTGGACGGCGCCGTCTATCCCAGCGTGACCAACATCGGCCAGCGGCCGACGTTTGGCGCCGAGCTCACCACGACAATCGAGGCGCACCTGATTGGCCGGACGATCGATCTCTACGGCAAGACCCTGGGGCTGGCCTTCGTTCAGCGGCTGAGGGACGAGCGCAAGTTTCCCGACACCGAGGCGCTCCAGGACCAGATTGCCGCGGATGTTCGCCGCGCGGCGCGATTGTTCGATAGACTATCGGTCTGATTCGCATGGCCCCCAAATCGTTCACGTTCAGGTTCACTGTTCCCCGGGATCCCCAACTGGCCGCCATCGTCGCCGACGTGGCGAATCACGCGGTGGGATACGCCGAGATCGAGGCGGCGGCAGGGGCAGACTTCGTGGCCCGGGTCGGCGTGGCCGCCGGGCACGCCCTGGCCCGGACGTCGCCGGACACGCTGCAGATCATCGTGGCCAGCAACGACACGGCCCTGACCTTCGAGTTTGATGCCGACATCGTGTCGGTGACTCACGCCGCCTGACCATGCGCCTCTATAACACCCTGACCCGCCAGGTCGAGCCGTTCGAGCCGCTGCGCGACAACACCGTGCGCATGTACACCTGCGGCTTGACCGTCTATGCGCGGGGGCACATCGGCAACTTCCGCACGTTTGTGAGCGTGGACGTGCTGCGGCGGGCGCTGAAGTACGTGGGCGGCTTCAAGATGCACCACGTCATGAACTTCACCGACGTGGACGACAAGACCATCGCCGGCGCCGAGAAGGCCGGCTTGCCGCTGCGCGAATACACCGACCAATACATCAAGGCCTTCCGCGAAGACGCGCTGGCGCTTGGCATCGAGCCGGTGGAAGACTCGCCGCGCGCGACCGACCCCGAGAACCTGCAGGCGATGGCCGACATGATCAACCAGCTGGGTGAGCGCGGCCACACCTACCAGACCGACGGTTCGACCTACTTCAAGATCGCGACGCTGCCGACCTATGGCAAGCTGGCGCGGCTCGACCACGAGGGCATCCAGGCCGGCGCCCGCGTCGACTCCGACGAGTACGACAAGGAGAACGCCCGCGACTTCGTGCTGTGGAAGGCGACCAAGCCCGGCGAACCGACGTGGGACGTCGGCTGTGGCCCGGGGCGTCCCGGCTGGCACATCGAGTGCTCGGCCATGGCGCTGCGGTTGCTGGGCGAGGCGCCGATCGACATCCACACCGGCGGCGTGGACCTGGTGTTTCCGCATCACGAGAACGAGATCGCGCAGAGTGAAGGCGCCACCGGCAAGGAGTTCTCGAAGTTCTGGCTCCATGTCGAGCACCTGCTCGTGGACAACCAGAAGATGTCGAAGTCGGTCGGCAACTTCTACACCGTGCAGGACGTGCTCGACCGCGGCTTCCGCCTGTCGGCGCTGCGCTACATCCTGCTGTCGGCGTATTACCGCAAGCAGTTGAACTTCACGTGGACTGGCCTGGAGCAGGCCGAAGAGGCGCTGCGGCGCATCACCGACTTTCTGGGACGCGTCGGAGCCCTGTCGGGTGGCGGCGTGCATCCGGAGGTGACCGCCCGCGTGGCCGCCGCCGTCCAGGCGTTCGATGCGGCCCTCAGCGACGACCTCAACACCGCGGCCGGCCTGGGCGAGCTGTTCGACCTGATCCGCGCACTGAACATCGCCATGGACAGCAAGCAGGTGGGCGAGGCCGACGGCGCCGGCATCAAGGCCGCCTTCGACCACTTCGACCAGGTGCTCGGCGTGCTGTCGCTGCGCCACGCCGAAGAGGCGATCCCGCCCATTCCGCAGGCCGAGATCGATGCCGGCATCGAAGCTCGTCAGGACGCCCGCCGCCGCCGCAACTTCGCCGAGGCCGACCGCATTCGCCAGGAACTGCTCGACAGGGGCGTGATCCTCGAAGACGGCCCCAAGGGCACCCGCTGGAAGCGAAAATAGCGACTCCCGACCGACTCCCGGTTCCCGACCCCCGACTCCCGGTATGATCAGCATATGGATGCGCCGATGATCAAAACCGCCCTGCCCGGTCCCAAAGCCAAAGCCATTATCGAACGCGACGGCAAGGTGGTGTCGCCGTCCTACACACGGGGCTATCCCTTTGTGATGGCCCGCGGCGCGGGCGCGATCGTCGAAGACGTGGACGGCAACCAGTTCCTCGACTGCGCCGCCGGCATTGCCGTGAACTCCACCGGCCACTCCCACCCCGCCGTCGTCGCCGCCATCATCGACCAGGCGCAGAAGTTCCTGCACATGTCGGGAACCGATTTCTATTACGAACCGCAGGTGCAGCTGGGCGAGGCCTTCAACGAGATCGCGCCGTTTGGCGGACCCAAGCGATCGTTCTTCTCGAACTCGGGCACCGAGGCCAACGAGGCGGCCATCAAGCTGGCCCGGTACTCGACCGGGCGCTACGGGATGATTGCGTTCATTGGCAGCTTCCACGGACGCACGCTGGGTTCCTTGGCGCTGACCTCGAGCAAGGCCATTCAGCGCCGCGGCTTTGGTCCCATGCAGGCGGGGACGTTTCACGCGCCCTATGCGACGTGTTACCGCTGCCCGGTGGGCCTCAGGCCCGAGACGTGCCAGGCCGAGTGCCTCGGCTTCCTCGAGCACCAGGTCCTGGTCCACCTGATCTCTCCCGACGAAGTCGCCGGCGTCCTCGTGGAACCGATTCAGGGGGAGGGCGGCTACGTGGTGCCGGCGCCGCAGTTTCACGAGCGCCTGCGCGCGCTGACGAAGAAGCACGGCATCCTGTTGATCGCAGATGAGGTGCAGTCGGGCATGGGCCGCACCGGCAAGATGTTTGCGATGGAGCATTTCGGTGTCGAGCCGGACATGATCACCGCCGCGAAGGGCGTGGCCTCGGGCCTGCCGCTGGGCGTGACGACGGCGCGGGCGGAGGTGATGGATTGGCCGCCGGGCTCGCACGCCAGCACGTTCGGCGGCAACCCGGTGTCGTGCGCCGCGGCCATGGCCACGATCACGTTGCTGAAGGATTCGCTGATCAAGAATGCGGCCGAGGTCGGCGCCTTCATGATGGACCGCTTGAAAGAAGTGCAGCAGAAGCACGCCATCATCGGCGAGGTGCGCGGCCGCGGGTTGATGATCGGCATCGAGCTCGTGAAGGACCGCGTGACCAAGGAACGCGCCGTCGCCGAGCGCGACCAGGTGGTGGACGCCTGCTTCGCGCGCGGCCTGCTGGTGCTCGGCGCCGGCAAGAACGCCATCCGCCTCTCGCCGCCGCTGGTGCTGACCAAGGCCCAGGCGACGACGGCCATCGACATCCTCGACCAGGCGCTCGGTACGCTGTAGGGTCCGGCACCGATGTGGCGTCCGGCTTTAGCCGGACCTTGTCGTAGAGGCGGGTCTTTAGACCCGCCTACGGGCACGGGCCTTGCTCTCCACCCGCCATGACCTTCCAACGCCAGCGCCTCGGCCTCGAAGGCGAGGCATTAGCGGCCGCCGAGCTCGAACGCCTCGGGTATCAAATACTCGACCGGCGCTATCGTTCCCGCTTTGGCGAGATCGACCTCATCGCCGTAGACGGCCCCACGGTAGTATTTGTAGAAGTGAAGACGAAGACCGATAGCAGATTTGGCGATCCCGCCGAGATGGTCACGACGCAGAAACAGCGACGCTTAGTATCCATGGCCGAGGAATACGTCAGCGGGCACCAACTCCACGCGACCCCGTGCCGGTTCGACGTGGTGGCCGTGGATACCTCGATCCAGCCCGCCCGCATCACGGTCTACCAGGACGCCTTCAGGCCCGGATGGTAGAAACCGAGCTCAGGCGCGACCCGATCACCGGCCGTTCCGTGATCATCGATCGGTCGCCGCACCCCCATCCCAGCGACTTCGTCCTCGAGCCCGTCCAGGTAGATGTGGCGTCCGGCGTTAGCCGGACCGTTCCTGCCTGCGCCTTCTGCGAAGGCCGCGAAAGGGATGCCGGCACCGAGCTGCTGGCGTGGCGCGACGGCGGGGCGGCCGGCGAGCCGGGATGGTCGGTGCGCGTCGTCGCCAATCGGCGGCCCATGCTTCGTATCGAAGCGCACCAGGAGCGCCGCAGTGACGGCGTCTTCGAGGTGCGCGACGGCCTGGGCGCGCATGAAGTGGTGATCGAGTCGCCGGTGCACGACCAGCGGCTGCAGGACCTGCCGGCCGACCGGTTGTGGCGGGTGTTGTGGGCCTGGCGCACGCGGTTGCAGGATCTGAAGCGCGACACCCGCTTCGCCAGCGCCATTGTCTTCAAGAACCACGGCCGGGCCGCCGGTGCCCGGATGGACCACTCTCATTCCCAGATCGCGGCGTACCCGATCCTGCCCGAGGCCCTGGACGCCAAGGTCCGAGGTGCGGCGGCCCATTTTGGCTGGACCGGCCGCTGCGTTTTCTGCGACGTGACCGCGCAGGAATTGCAGGACGGCCGGCGGATGGTGTCTGACACCCTTCCAATAATTGCGATCGCGCCCTTTGCGTCGCGGGTACCGTTCGAGACCTGGGTTCTGCCGCGGGTCCATTCGCCGCGGTTCGAGGAGGCGTCCGACGCGACGCTCGAGGCGATGACGGCGGTGTTGAAGGATGTGCTGATGCGGGTGGATTGGGCGCTGGAGCGGCCGGCCTACAACCTGGTGCTGCACACCGCGCCGTTCAGTGGTGAGGCCGACCCTGCGTTCCACTGGCACCTGGAGGTCATTCCGAGGGTCACCCGCTGGAGCGGGCTCGAGTGGGGCAGTGGCGTGCCCAGGAACCCGGTGTCTCCCGAGGAGGCCGCGCGCGTCCTTCGGGGCGTAAAGCCTGTGGGGCCGGACCTTTAGGTCCGGCCGATGCCCCAGGACGCTTGCCTGTCGCGCTACCCATCTGTTACAGTGGGTTGTTCTCGGCGAGCGGGAATAACTCAGTGGTAGAGTGCGACCTTGCCAAGGTCGAAGTCGCGGGTTCGAATCCCGTTTCCCGCTCCATTCGACTCACCTTCGTTCCGCCTTCGGCGAAACGAAGTTTCGCTCATGGCTAGCCAACCTATGGAGAATGTCCTGAGCGAGCCGGTAGTCAGCCGAAGGTTGACTAGTGGCGAGTCGAAGGGCAACGAACCCGTCCCGCGCTAGAATCAACACAGCACAATCCGAGCGGCGCCGTCGCCAAGTGGTAAGGCAGAGGTCTGCAAAACCTCCATCCCCGGTTCAAATCCGGGCGGCGCCTCCAAATTCTCTTAGGGAATACGCAAGATTCCCATTCAGCCGAGCAGCAAGATCGCTCGGCTGTCCCATTTTTGTCCCAGTCAGCTTGATTGCTATTCGTTAATCGCGGCGGGGAATCCAGCTACCGATGGTCGCGCGGACGTGGTCTTCAAGCGCCGACCGGAGGTGCTCGACGGTCGACCATTTGATGTGAAGGTATTGGCGGGTATCGAAGTGCAGGTCACCGAAATCGGTGTCCCGGCACGTCCGAACCACGGTCTTCCCTAAGCCCTGCGCGAACCCAGCCTCGTAGTAAACGCTGGGGCGCTGGCCGGTGAAGTCGGCAACAACGAACTGCGCTGAGCGGATGCCTGCCATGATTCGATCAGTGATCTGGTCGTTGTGCGGTGTTCGGTCGACGCGATTGACGGTGAACCCGCAAGACTCGATTGCCGGAACGATGCCTTGTAAGTAAGGTGCGTCCATCTGCGGATCGAACCACATCGCCGCGAAGGCGGTGCCAGCGATGCCGCCAGAGTCTACCGGCCGAAGATAGTTCCAGCCACGCGCTGTGATGCGATAGTGCCGTCCAGTTATCTGCTCGTTCTGGACAAGCAAGCCCTGCTCACCGAGCGTGCCGATCAAGAAGTCCACCTCTTTTTTATTCGCCGCATCAATCATTGGCGCGAGCGTCGCCGGTAGATCGATAGAATCGCCAGCAAATTGGGTCTGTTGTTCGAACCATCTGAGCAGGGCGTCGAGTTTTCGAGGAATTGGTGTCCTGGAGTGCTCAGCGGCACGTTCTTTCCAGTCCTCACCAATTGGCACGACTCGTTCGTTGGTCGCGCTCGCGGTCTGTCGAATGTGAGCGGCAAGAAACGGCAAGATGCGCCGGTTGTCTGGTTGGGCCAGATCGGGGCCCACAGAATCCAATGGTGCCCACCAACGCCCGCAATTCGGGCAATCCTGCGAGAAGATGAGAAGCCCGTTTTCAGAGCCGCCCCACTCGTCGACGCCGTCCAACCCACAGATTCGACATTTGGTTTTAACTGGCGTGCTCATTTGTGGCTCTCGGGCCTCCTGCCCGCAGCGGCCAGCGATAGCGCGGAGGCACGGTCGCTCCCGGTCAACCCAGCAAGCTGCATCGCGGCTGCACGCAGGTCGCCGTCGCTCACGATGTTGTAGCGCTGGAAGATCGACGGCGTCTTGTGCCCGGTGAGCTTCATGGCGACCCGCTCTGACACGCCACGGCGAACCATGTGCCGAATCGCCGTTCGGCGCAGGTCATGCGGCACGCGACCGGGGCAGCCAGCGGCGATGCAGGCGACTTTCCAAGCCTTCGTGAACGCAAGGATCGACTTAGGATGCTTCTGCCCCCCGCGACTGTCGGCAACCATCCGAAAGAACACGAACGGGAAAATCTCGCCAGCCTTCTTGAGGCTGAGGTGCTCGGCATGCTGCGCCTCTAACAACGCGCGCAGGTCGTCGGTCATGGGAAATACGCGGCCCTCGCGGTTCTTTGTTGTTCCGGCGTCTAGCCGGATCTCACCCGCGCGAAAGTCAACCTGCCGCCATTGCAGCGGCAACACTTCCGAGTCGATGCGCCAGCCGGTGATATAGGCAAACTCGATCACCGGGCGAAGCGCGGGCGGCAGATGCGCCTGGACGCTCGCGTATTGCTCCGGTTCAAAGAAGCCCGTTCGCGTGTTGTCTTCGCGCAGCAGCGGCACATACGGTTTATGCAGCAGCTTCCCCGACTGCACGGCGAGGCTAAAGACTCGCTTGAGGATCGTTAGCTCGCGGTTGATCTCCCCGTTTGAGACGCGCTCAATCGTTCGCTGCTGCTCAGGCACTTCCGTCACGGTGCCATCTTTACGCGTGACCGTGTAAGCGCCGCGCGTGATCGTCGTCTGCGCCTGCCGGTGAGCGACGTAGGCGCGCACGAGCGCTGTGCTGATGTTCTGCATTCGGTGACTGCCAAAGAACGGAGTGAGGTGCTTACGCAGGCGACGTTCCACGGCGTCGAAGGACTTTTTGCCGTTGGTTCGGTAGTCGTTCAGGACGTCTTCGGCGGCTTCTTCAAATCGCAGACGGCCTATTTTCGGCGTCACCGCCAGGCCCTTCGCGCCGTCGCCCTCCCGCTGCCGAAGTAGATCGAGCGCGACTTTCTTTTTGTCGCTGCGGCTCGACTCTTCGTAGCGTTTACCGGCGCGACAATACCGAATCCACCACACGTCCCCGCGTTTTTTGAGTTCGCCCATGATCGGCAGTATAGGGCCAGTCGGCGCATTATCCGTGCCGCACCACTCGCAACGTAGAAAACCCCCTAGTCAATAAATCACACGATCGCTTTAATGCTGGTGTGCTTACAGAAACATCGCCAAAACCTAGTCGGCTGCTCCCCGCGAAGGGCGCGGCACGCGACATGGGTATCCCGTATACGTCGCTGCGCGATCTCGTGCTTCGCGGCGAGATCCCGGTCGTCAAGATCGGGACGGCTTGGTATTTCGACCGGCGCGACCTGGATCGATTCATTCAACACGCGAAGGAAACCCTATGAGCGAACAACAGAGCGAGCGCGTCACGGTGAAGCAGGCCGCAGAGATCGCAGGCGTGAGCGTTCGCACGATTGAGAAGTGGATCGCTAAAGGCGCGCTGACAACGCTGCGCGTCCCTGGCGCGCGCAAGTTGTGGTTACTCCGCGCACAAGTTACGCCGCAGACCGAAGTAGACCGACGCAGCCCGGGCAATCGGAATTTCCCATAAATCGAATCCTTGTCATGCTTGATAAATCACACTTGGCGAAGAGCAGCCCGAGCGCTCTGGCACTGCGAGTAGTGTCGAAAACAAAACTCGCACCACGCGCTAAATCAGGAAGCGGTTAGTCCTCGGTGGACACCTCAAATCCGGCCATTGATCGACGGTTCAAATCCGGCCATTTCTGGCTGGCGACCGAGACCCATGCAGTTCTACTTCGTGAGCTCTTCGGCACGCAAGTCGGTGTGGACTTTCGTGCGCCAGCTCCGAGGCCCACATTTGAGCACATGTGCGTGATGGAGGAGGCGGTCGAGCAGCGCGGTCACGGCGGCCGTGTCGCCCAGCAGCTTGCCCCAGTCGTCGACGGGCCGGTTCGACGTCAGCAGCGTCGAGGCCCGTTCATAGCGCCGCATGATTAGCTCCGGAGGTCTTCGGCCGCCGTGTGCGGGAGTTTCCGCATGCCCAAGTCGTCGATGATCAGCAGCGGGACCGTCGTCAGGTCCGCGAGGATGATCTTGCGGGTGCCGTCCAGCGTGGCGTCGGCCAGTTCTTCGAGCAGCGTATGGGCTTCGCGATACGCCACACGGTAGCCCTGCTGGATGGCGGCGCGGCCGATCGCCTGGGCCAAGTGGCTCTTGCCGGTCCCCGGCGGGCCCAGTAAGAGCACGTCTTCCCGCTGGCCGACGAAGCGCGCCGTGGCCAGTTCGTGCAGCAGGGCCCGATTCATCTTCTTGTTAAAGTCGAAATCGAAGCGGTCGAGCGAGCGATCGGGATCGCGGAAGCGCGCCTGTTTGTGGCGCCGGTCAAAGAGCCGGTCCTGGCGCCGCTGCAGTTCGTCGCTGACCAGCGTGGCGACGAGGTCGAGCGGCGCCAGCCGCTCGGCCTGGGCGTGCCGCAGGCGCGCCTCCAGGACATCGGCCATGCCCGAGAGACGGAGTTGGCGGAGCGCGCGATCGAGTTCGGTCACATTCATGTCGGATCTCCGGTCGTGCGATCAATCAGATCGCGATACAAGGTGAGTTGACGGATGAGCGGGTCGACTTGCCGCAGGGTCAGCGGGACGGGGGGCCGCCGCTCGACGTACTTGCGGACAAAGCGATAGGTGAGGACGCCGATGTCGACGGCGGCCTGGGCCGCGTCCTCGACGACCGCCGGCCCATGTTTCTTGGCCAGCGCGAGGACCCCGAGGATCTGCCGCACGCCGTGCGCACTCCCTTGCGCCTGGATGTGCTGACAGATGGTGCTGATCGCAGGACCGGCCGTGGCGGCCCGTCCCAGCAAGGCCAGCGTCGACGCCGGCGTCCGGGCGGGGCGATCGGCGGCGGCGATCCGATGCCAGCCGCGGCGTGCGCGCAGGTGTTCGCGGAGGAGCTGCCCGGTCGTCGGGGCGATCAGCCGGACGTGGAGATCGTTCCATTGCACCTGCACCCGCTGGCCGATCCAGCCCGGCGGCGCGCTGTAGTACGCGGCCTCGACCTCGACGCAGCCATCGAGATGCACCGTGCGCGCCCCAAAGCGGTAGTAGCGAAAGGGTTCCAGCGGCAGCGGCCCGAGGGCCGGCCGTTCCTCGGCAAACATCTCGGCGACCTGGCGTTTGGTGGTGCCGTGGATCCGCGTATCGGCCCAGCGGGTCTCCCAGCGATCGAGGTACGCCTGCGCCGCCTCGAGCGACTCGAAGCGCAGTCCCTTGAGCGGTGTCTTCTGCGCGTGCCCCACGCCCGCTTCGACTTTCCCCTTGCGATCGGGATCGCGCACCCGACACGGCAGGGCGACGACGCCGTAATGGGCGAGCACGTCCCGATAGAGTGGATTGAGCGCGGGATCGTAGATGTCGGGGGTGAGCACGCCCTCTTTCAGATTGTCGGGCACGACGATCTTGGTCGTGCCGCCCAGGCGTCGAAACGTCCACTCATGCAGTTCGGCCCACATCCGGGCGCTCGAGCGCCACACCAGCCATCGCACGCACTTGCGCGAATAGCCCAGCGTGAAGACGAAGAGGCGGGCCCGCTTGTACTTGCCGGTCTGCGGGTCGCGGACCATCGGCCCATCCCCGCCGTAGTCGACCTGGCCTTCTTCGCCGGGTCCGGTCCTGATGACCACGCGGGCCTCGACCGGCGTGGCGCCGCGCAGGCGCACGACGAAGCGGCGGACACTCGCATACTTCGCGGTGAAGCCGTGATCGTCGACCAGGTCTTGGTAGATCGCGACCGCGTTGCGTCCGCGGGCGACCGCCGCGACGATCAGCTCGCGATACGGCTCACAGGCACTGACGCTCGGTGCGCGCGTCGGCGCCAGCCCGCCAGGGTCGGTGGACACCCCCGACGAAATGGCCGGATTTGGCAGCGCGAGGTCGGTGGACACCTCCGGAGAAATGGCCGCTTTTGCCGGCCGTTCGCCTCGACGGCCACGCCCGCGCACGTCGATGCCTGCGGCGCGGAGGTAGCCGCCGATCGTTTCTCGGCGCACACCCGTCGCCGCCTCGATGCGTCGGAGGGACCAGCCCAGGCGACCCAGCGCCAGAATCTGTTGCTGCTTCTCTTCGTCCAAGACGTTACTCATCCGGGCGAGGGACCATAGGTCCGCCGCCCTCGTCAACGTCTCGGCCGCCGTCAGTTAATGGCCGGTTTTGAGGTGTCGATCAATGGCCGGATTTGGGTGTCCACCGAGGGTTAGTCACCAAAATCCACGCTCTGCCGACCTGCAACGTGGTCCTGCCCGCTGAAAGTGCTTCCTCAATAGGGATCTCCGCGAATAACCCGCGCGGAGGAGAGAAGCAGCGTCCGTGATGGCCGACTAACAAGCAGCCATGCGTATCAAGACGAATGATTCTTGTTCATCGCCTGCTCTAAAAGCAGGGATATGGAGAGGGTGTATCTAAGTGTTAATTATTCACGCTGACGGCGGCTGCAAGCCGAATCCAGGCCAGGGGCGGTTCGGTGTAGTCGCGCACCGCGACGGGCGCGAGTGTTACTCCGTGTCGCATGGCATCGGCTACGGCACCAACAACAAAGCCGAGTGGCGGGGGG is a window of Acidobacteriota bacterium DNA encoding:
- a CDS encoding helix-turn-helix domain-containing protein, which produces MSEQQSERVTVKQAAEIAGVSVRTIEKWIAKGALTTLRVPGARKLWLLRAQVTPQTEVDRRSPGNRNFP
- a CDS encoding galactose-1-phosphate uridylyltransferase, which codes for MVETELRRDPITGRSVIIDRSPHPHPSDFVLEPVQVDVASGVSRTVPACAFCEGRERDAGTELLAWRDGGAAGEPGWSVRVVANRRPMLRIEAHQERRSDGVFEVRDGLGAHEVVIESPVHDQRLQDLPADRLWRVLWAWRTRLQDLKRDTRFASAIVFKNHGRAAGARMDHSHSQIAAYPILPEALDAKVRGAAAHFGWTGRCVFCDVTAQELQDGRRMVSDTLPIIAIAPFASRVPFETWVLPRVHSPRFEEASDATLEAMTAVLKDVLMRVDWALERPAYNLVLHTAPFSGEADPAFHWHLEVIPRVTRWSGLEWGSGVPRNPVSPEEAARVLRGVKPVGPDL
- a CDS encoding tyrosine-type recombinase/integrase; translated protein: MGELKKRGDVWWIRYCRAGKRYEESSRSDKKKVALDLLRQREGDGAKGLAVTPKIGRLRFEEAAEDVLNDYRTNGKKSFDAVERRLRKHLTPFFGSHRMQNISTALVRAYVAHRQAQTTITRGAYTVTRKDGTVTEVPEQQRTIERVSNGEINRELTILKRVFSLAVQSGKLLHKPYVPLLREDNTRTGFFEPEQYASVQAHLPPALRPVIEFAYITGWRIDSEVLPLQWRQVDFRAGEIRLDAGTTKNREGRVFPMTDDLRALLEAQHAEHLSLKKAGEIFPFVFFRMVADSRGGQKHPKSILAFTKAWKVACIAAGCPGRVPHDLRRTAIRHMVRRGVSERVAMKLTGHKTPSIFQRYNIVSDGDLRAAAMQLAGLTGSDRASALSLAAAGRRPESHK
- a CDS encoding ATP-binding protein; this translates as MRRYERASTLLTSNRPVDDWGKLLGDTAAVTALLDRLLHHAHVLKCGPRSWRTKVHTDLRAEELTK
- a CDS encoding ATP-binding protein, with amino-acid sequence MNVTELDRALRQLRLSGMADVLEARLRHAQAERLAPLDLVATLVSDELQRRQDRLFDRRHKQARFRDPDRSLDRFDFDFNKKMNRALLHELATARFVGQREDVLLLGPPGTGKSHLAQAIGRAAIQQGYRVAYREAHTLLEELADATLDGTRKIILADLTTVPLLIIDDLGMRKLPHTAAEDLRS
- a CDS encoding helix-turn-helix domain-containing protein is translated as MLTETSPKPSRLLPAKGAARDMGIPYTSLRDLVLRGEIPVVKIGTAWYFDRRDLDRFIQHAKETL
- the istA gene encoding IS21 family transposase translates to MSNVLDEEKQQQILALGRLGWSLRRIEAATGVRRETIGGYLRAAGIDVRGRGRRGERPAKAAISPEVSTDLALPNPAISSGVSTDPGGLAPTRAPSVSACEPYRELIVAAVARGRNAVAIYQDLVDDHGFTAKYASVRRFVVRLRGATPVEARVVIRTGPGEEGQVDYGGDGPMVRDPQTGKYKRARLFVFTLGYSRKCVRWLVWRSSARMWAELHEWTFRRLGGTTKIVVPDNLKEGVLTPDIYDPALNPLYRDVLAHYGVVALPCRVRDPDRKGKVEAGVGHAQKTPLKGLRFESLEAAQAYLDRWETRWADTRIHGTTKRQVAEMFAEERPALGPLPLEPFRYYRFGARTVHLDGCVEVEAAYYSAPPGWIGQRVQVQWNDLHVRLIAPTTGQLLREHLRARRGWHRIAAADRPARTPASTLALLGRAATAGPAISTICQHIQAQGSAHGVRQILGVLALAKKHGPAVVEDAAQAAVDIGVLTYRFVRKYVERRPPVPLTLRQVDPLIRQLTLYRDLIDRTTGDPT